One Triticum dicoccoides isolate Atlit2015 ecotype Zavitan chromosome 5B, WEW_v2.0, whole genome shotgun sequence genomic window carries:
- the LOC119308214 gene encoding transcription factor E2FA-like isoform X1: MAAAAGGTSSEGAARVLLQRYQPFGSPPGEYHHFGPADGGGSADMTEAVVLRTPLKRKHNREDNEVAESNDWMMSPGYANAANSPIPTPPSGKGSKMSAKPKAAKGQKSCPQTPLFSGSPGNPATPVGGCRYDSSLGLLTKKFLNLLKGAPGGMVDLNNAAETLEVQKRRIYDITNVLEGIGLIEKKLKNNIRWKGIDDSRPGEVSDDMSILQGDIEALTLQEHSLDGQISEMRDKLRELTEDENNQKWLYVTEDDIKSLPCFQNQTLIAIKAPHGTTLEVPDPDEVNDYPQRRYRIVLRSTMGPIDVYLVSQFEEMSGMETPPRPAQTISMDYLENPRTPLATGSNKDVEMENVQQGLIMPPDAPTTHDIGGMMKIVPSELDTDADYWLLSDTGVSITDMWKTAPDVEWEGIDINAEDFLEVGTPRQQEQPPSEMVDHPSCIS, from the exons ATGGCGGCCGCCGCCGGCGGAACCAGCAGCGAGGGCGCGGCGCGCGTGCTGCTGCAGCGTTACCAGCCGTTCGGGTCGCCGCCTGGCGAGTACCACCATTTCGGCCCGGCCGACGGCGGCGGCAGCGCCGACATGACGGAGGCCGTCGTCCTCAGGACGCCA TTAAAGCGGAAACACAACAGAGAAGACAATGAGGTAGCTGAATCAAATGATTGGATGATGAGCCCTGGATATGCTAACGCAGCAAACAGTCCAATTCCTACACCACCTTCGGGAAAAGGTTCTAAAATGTCCGCCAAGCCTAAAGCTGCAAAAGGCCAGAAATCTTGTCCTCAGACCCCTTTGTTTTCCG GTTCTCCGGGCAATCCAGCTACTCCTGTTGGTGGCTGCCGTTATGATAGCTCCCTAG GGTTATTGACAAAAAAGTTCCTGAACTTGCTAAAGGGTGCACCTGGTGGCATGGTTGATTTGAATAATGCTGCAGAAACGCTAGAG GTACAAAAAAGACGTATATATGACATTACTAATGTCCTCGAAGGGATAGGGCTGATAGAAAAGAAGCTTAAGAACAACATTCGTTGGAA AGGAATCGATGACTCTCGACCAGGTGAAGTTAGCGATGATATGTCCATTTTACAG GGAGATATTGAAGCCCTCACACTGCAAGAGCATAGCTTAGACGGACAAATAAG TGAAATGCGAGACAAGTTAAGAGAGCTCACTGAAGATGAAAATAACCAAAA ATGGCTGTATGTCACAGAAGATGATATCAAGTCTTTGCCATGCTTTCAG AATCAGACACTAATCGCAATAAAAGCACCTCATGGTACAACGCTTGAAGTCCCAGATCCTGATGAG GTGAATGATTATCCTCAAAGGAGATATAGGATTGTTCTAAGAAGCACTATGGGTCCGATAGATGTGTACCTAGTTAG TCAATTTGAGGAGATGAGTGGCATGGAGACTCCTCCAAGGCCTGCACAAACAATAAGCATGGATTATCTAGAGAATCCTAGGACACCACTCGCTACAGGATCTAACAAAGATGTGGAGATGGAGAATGTTCAACAAGGGCTGATAATGCCCCCTGACGCTCCTACTACACATGATATTGGAGGGATGATGAAGATTGTCCCTTCTGAACTTGAT ACTGATGCGGATTACTGGCTCTTATCAGACACAGGGGTTAGCATTACTGACATGTGGAAGACAGCAC CAGATGTGGAGTGGGAAGGAATCGACATCAACGCCGAGGATTTCCTGGAAGTTGGCACACCTCGGCAGCAAGAGCAGCCGCCCTCTGAAATGGTGGATCACCCCTCGTGCATTAGCTGA
- the LOC119308214 gene encoding transcription factor E2FA-like isoform X2: protein MMSPGYANAANSPIPTPPSGKGSKMSAKPKAAKGQKSCPQTPLFSGSPGNPATPVGGCRYDSSLGLLTKKFLNLLKGAPGGMVDLNNAAETLEVQKRRIYDITNVLEGIGLIEKKLKNNIRWKGIDDSRPGEVSDDMSILQGDIEALTLQEHSLDGQISEMRDKLRELTEDENNQKWLYVTEDDIKSLPCFQNQTLIAIKAPHGTTLEVPDPDEVNDYPQRRYRIVLRSTMGPIDVYLVSQFEEMSGMETPPRPAQTISMDYLENPRTPLATGSNKDVEMENVQQGLIMPPDAPTTHDIGGMMKIVPSELDTDADYWLLSDTGVSITDMWKTAPDVEWEGIDINAEDFLEVGTPRQQEQPPSEMVDHPSCIS from the exons ATGATGAGCCCTGGATATGCTAACGCAGCAAACAGTCCAATTCCTACACCACCTTCGGGAAAAGGTTCTAAAATGTCCGCCAAGCCTAAAGCTGCAAAAGGCCAGAAATCTTGTCCTCAGACCCCTTTGTTTTCCG GTTCTCCGGGCAATCCAGCTACTCCTGTTGGTGGCTGCCGTTATGATAGCTCCCTAG GGTTATTGACAAAAAAGTTCCTGAACTTGCTAAAGGGTGCACCTGGTGGCATGGTTGATTTGAATAATGCTGCAGAAACGCTAGAG GTACAAAAAAGACGTATATATGACATTACTAATGTCCTCGAAGGGATAGGGCTGATAGAAAAGAAGCTTAAGAACAACATTCGTTGGAA AGGAATCGATGACTCTCGACCAGGTGAAGTTAGCGATGATATGTCCATTTTACAG GGAGATATTGAAGCCCTCACACTGCAAGAGCATAGCTTAGACGGACAAATAAG TGAAATGCGAGACAAGTTAAGAGAGCTCACTGAAGATGAAAATAACCAAAA ATGGCTGTATGTCACAGAAGATGATATCAAGTCTTTGCCATGCTTTCAG AATCAGACACTAATCGCAATAAAAGCACCTCATGGTACAACGCTTGAAGTCCCAGATCCTGATGAG GTGAATGATTATCCTCAAAGGAGATATAGGATTGTTCTAAGAAGCACTATGGGTCCGATAGATGTGTACCTAGTTAG TCAATTTGAGGAGATGAGTGGCATGGAGACTCCTCCAAGGCCTGCACAAACAATAAGCATGGATTATCTAGAGAATCCTAGGACACCACTCGCTACAGGATCTAACAAAGATGTGGAGATGGAGAATGTTCAACAAGGGCTGATAATGCCCCCTGACGCTCCTACTACACATGATATTGGAGGGATGATGAAGATTGTCCCTTCTGAACTTGAT ACTGATGCGGATTACTGGCTCTTATCAGACACAGGGGTTAGCATTACTGACATGTGGAAGACAGCAC CAGATGTGGAGTGGGAAGGAATCGACATCAACGCCGAGGATTTCCTGGAAGTTGGCACACCTCGGCAGCAAGAGCAGCCGCCCTCTGAAATGGTGGATCACCCCTCGTGCATTAGCTGA